In one window of Macrotis lagotis isolate mMagLag1 chromosome 5, bilby.v1.9.chrom.fasta, whole genome shotgun sequence DNA:
- the LOC141489831 gene encoding popeye domain-containing protein 3-like has product MGENASIWWNLLGEHPLCTAWKQEAEGSIYHLASILFIVGFMGGSGFFGLLYVFSLLGLGFLCSSVWAWVDVCAADIFSWNFILFIICFMQFVHVAYQVRSVTFDKEFHELYSSLFQPLGISLPVFRKIVLCCQVVSLEKEHCYAMQGKTPIDKLSLLVSGRIRVTVDGEFLHYIFPLQFLDSPEWDSLRPTEEGIFQVKYG; this is encoded by the exons ATGGGAGAAAATGCAAGCATATGGTGGAACTTGCTAGGTGAACATCCACTCTGCACAGCCTGGAAGCAAGAAGCAGAAGGGTCTATTTATCACCTTGCCAGTATCTTATTCATAGTTGGCTTCATGGGAGGGAGTGGATTCTTCGGGCTCCTCTATGTATTCAGTTTGCTGGGATTGGGCTTTCTCTGTTCTTCAGTTTGGGCTTGGGTAGATGTCTGCGCTGCTGATATATTCTCCTGGAACTTTATCCTGTTTATCATCTGCTTTATGCAGTTTGTTCACGTGGCTTACCAAGTTCGCAGTGTCACCTTTGACAAAGAATTTCACGAGCTCTATAGCTCTCTGTTCCAGCCCCTGGGAATCTCATTACCTGTCTTCAGGAAAATTGTTTTGTGTTGCCAAGTGGTCTCATTGGAAAAAGAGCACTGTTACGCTATGCAGGGCAAAACACCAATTGATAAACTCTCTTTACTTGTGTCGGGAAG GATCAGAGTGACGGTGGATGGAGAGTTTCTACATTACATTTTCCCCCTTCAGTTCCTGGATTCTCCTGAATGGGATTCTCTTAGACCCACAGAGGAGGGAATTTTTCAGGTAAAGTATGGATGA